One window of the Herbiconiux sp. L3-i23 genome contains the following:
- a CDS encoding iron-sulfur cluster assembly accessory protein produces the protein MTDVTLTQNPEVETHGVALSDTAAVKVKSLLEQEGRDDLRLRVAVQPGGCSGLIYQLYFDERLLDGDVTRDFDGVEVVVDRMSVPYLDGASIDFEDTIQKQGFTIDNPNAAGSCACGDSFH, from the coding sequence ATGACCGACGTGACACTCACGCAGAATCCCGAGGTCGAGACCCACGGCGTCGCCCTCAGCGACACCGCCGCGGTCAAGGTCAAGTCCCTCCTCGAACAGGAAGGACGCGACGACCTCCGCCTCCGCGTCGCAGTGCAGCCGGGCGGATGCTCGGGCCTCATCTACCAGCTCTACTTCGACGAGCGTCTCCTCGACGGCGACGTCACCCGCGACTTCGATGGGGTCGAGGTCGTCGTCGACCGCATGAGCGTCCCCTACCTCGACGGCGCCTCGATCGACTTCGAGGACACCATCCAGAAGCAGGGCTTCACCATCGACAACCCCAACGCGGCCGGCAGCTGCGCCTGCGGAGACTCGTTCCACTGA
- the coxB gene encoding cytochrome c oxidase subunit II, which translates to MRSRRRIRWAAVPLAVTMAVILAGCTPAQLNGFLPGFQENQSAVTSNTSRVSDLWVGSWIVLLAVGVLTWALIIWAAVVYRRRRGQVGLPVQLRYNMPIEIFYTVVPLILVLGFFAFTARDQAVIEARAEEPDVTIEAYGKQWAWDFNYLDEDVYSAGIQAQPEAPGVADTGVVQEDLPVLVLPVDKTVEIQLKSRDVIHSFWVVDFLYKKDMIPGKTNYMTVTTTREGTYAGKCAELCGDYHSQMLFTVKVVSQTEYDAYTASLREQGFEGRLGDEYNRNLNEPGNSVPSEGSDDITSQVD; encoded by the coding sequence GTGCGCAGCAGACGTCGAATCCGATGGGCGGCAGTTCCGCTCGCAGTGACGATGGCCGTCATCCTCGCCGGCTGCACCCCGGCGCAGCTGAACGGCTTCCTCCCCGGCTTCCAGGAGAATCAGTCGGCGGTCACCAGCAACACGTCACGGGTCTCCGACCTGTGGGTGGGATCGTGGATCGTGCTCCTCGCGGTCGGTGTGCTCACCTGGGCGCTCATCATCTGGGCGGCCGTCGTCTACCGGCGTCGGCGCGGCCAGGTCGGATTGCCGGTGCAACTGCGCTACAACATGCCGATCGAGATCTTCTACACGGTCGTTCCGTTGATCCTCGTCCTCGGGTTCTTTGCATTCACCGCCCGTGATCAGGCCGTGATCGAGGCGCGCGCGGAGGAGCCCGACGTCACGATCGAGGCCTACGGCAAGCAGTGGGCGTGGGACTTCAACTACCTCGACGAGGACGTGTACTCCGCCGGGATCCAGGCCCAGCCGGAGGCTCCGGGCGTCGCCGACACCGGTGTGGTGCAGGAAGACCTGCCGGTGCTCGTCCTTCCCGTCGACAAGACAGTCGAGATCCAGCTCAAGTCGCGTGACGTGATCCACTCGTTCTGGGTCGTGGACTTCCTCTACAAGAAGGACATGATCCCGGGCAAGACGAACTACATGACCGTGACGACAACGCGCGAAGGAACCTACGCGGGCAAGTGCGCCGAGCTGTGCGGCGATTACCACTCTCAGATGCTCTTCACGGTGAAGGTCGTCTCCCAGACTGAGTACGACGCGTACACCGCATCGTTGCGCGAGCAGGGCTTCGAGGGCCGCCTCGGCGACGAATACAACCGCAATCTGAACGAGCCCGGCAACTCCGTGCCGAGCGAGGGATCCGACGACATCACGTCGCAGGTGGACTAG
- the ctaD gene encoding cytochrome c oxidase subunit I yields the protein MTSTLNRPTTGLPAGQAAVFETNTVARKGNRIVSWITSTDHKTIGYLYLITSFIYFLIGGVMALVIRAQLFAPGLNLVPTAEQYNQLFTMHGTIMLLMFATPLFAGFANVLMPLQIGAPDVAFPRLNAFAYWLYSFGSFIAVAGFFTPAGAASFGWFAYAPLSSTTFSPGLGGNLWVFGLALSGFGTILGAVNFITTIITMRAPGMTMFRMSIFTWNTLITSLLVLMAFPVLAAALFALGADRVLGAHVYDAETGGPILWQHLFWFFGHPEVYIIALPFFGIVSEILPVFSRKPIFGYKTLIYATIAIAALSVTVWAHHMYVTGSVLLPFFSLMTMLIAVPTGVKIFNWIGTMWRGSITFETPMLWTIGFLITFVFGGLTGVILASPPLDFAVSDTYFVVAHFHYVVFGTVVFAMFAGFYFWWPKWTGKMLNERLGKIHFWTLFLGFHTTFLVQHWLGAVGMPRRYYTYLPEDNITWMNQLSTVGAMLLGASMLPFLYNVWITARKAPKVTVDDPWGYGRSLEWATSSPPPRHNFTSIPRIRSESPAFDLHHPEAGIPIGIGPAKDAPDAPTYDAASGKVK from the coding sequence ATGACTTCGACTCTCAACCGGCCCACGACGGGTCTTCCCGCGGGTCAGGCCGCAGTATTCGAGACGAACACGGTCGCTCGCAAGGGCAACAGGATCGTCAGCTGGATCACGTCGACCGACCACAAGACGATCGGCTACCTCTACCTCATCACCTCGTTCATCTACTTCCTCATCGGGGGAGTCATGGCGCTGGTGATCCGGGCTCAGCTTTTCGCCCCCGGCCTCAACTTGGTGCCGACGGCGGAGCAGTACAACCAGCTGTTCACCATGCATGGCACGATCATGCTGCTCATGTTCGCGACCCCCCTGTTCGCGGGCTTCGCCAACGTGCTGATGCCTCTGCAGATCGGAGCACCAGACGTCGCGTTCCCGCGGCTCAACGCCTTCGCCTACTGGCTCTACTCCTTCGGCAGTTTCATCGCCGTCGCCGGATTCTTCACCCCCGCCGGCGCTGCGTCGTTCGGATGGTTCGCCTACGCCCCCCTGTCGAGCACGACGTTCTCGCCGGGGCTCGGAGGGAATCTCTGGGTGTTCGGGCTCGCGCTCAGCGGCTTCGGAACCATCCTCGGCGCGGTGAACTTCATCACCACCATCATCACGATGCGGGCGCCGGGCATGACGATGTTCCGGATGTCCATCTTCACCTGGAACACGCTGATCACCTCCCTCCTCGTCCTGATGGCCTTCCCGGTGTTGGCGGCGGCGCTCTTCGCTCTCGGCGCGGACCGCGTTCTCGGCGCGCACGTCTACGATGCCGAGACCGGCGGACCGATCCTCTGGCAGCATCTGTTCTGGTTCTTCGGCCATCCCGAGGTCTACATCATCGCGTTGCCGTTCTTCGGCATCGTCTCCGAGATCCTTCCGGTGTTCAGCCGCAAACCGATCTTCGGTTACAAGACGTTGATCTACGCGACCATCGCGATCGCCGCCCTGTCGGTGACCGTATGGGCGCACCACATGTATGTGACCGGATCCGTCCTGCTGCCGTTCTTCTCACTGATGACGATGCTCATCGCGGTCCCCACCGGTGTGAAGATCTTCAACTGGATCGGCACGATGTGGCGTGGATCGATCACATTCGAGACACCGATGCTGTGGACCATCGGCTTCCTGATCACCTTCGTCTTCGGCGGACTCACCGGCGTGATCCTCGCCTCCCCACCGCTCGACTTCGCGGTCTCCGACACCTACTTCGTCGTCGCGCACTTCCACTACGTGGTGTTCGGCACGGTGGTCTTCGCCATGTTCGCCGGCTTCTACTTCTGGTGGCCGAAGTGGACCGGGAAAATGCTCAACGAGCGCCTGGGGAAGATCCACTTCTGGACGTTGTTCCTCGGGTTCCACACGACCTTCCTCGTTCAGCATTGGCTCGGTGCCGTCGGCATGCCCCGGCGCTACTACACCTATCTCCCCGAAGACAACATCACGTGGATGAACCAGCTCTCGACCGTCGGGGCCATGCTGCTCGGCGCTTCGATGCTCCCGTTCCTCTACAACGTATGGATCACTGCTCGTAAGGCACCCAAGGTGACGGTCGACGACCCGTGGGGGTACGGGCGCTCGCTCGAATGGGCGACGTCGAGTCCGCCGCCGCGCCACAACTTCACCTCGATCCCGCGCATCCGTTCCGAGTCCCCGGCATTCGATCTGCACCACCCCGAGGCCGGCATCCCGATCGGTATCGGGCCCGCGAAGGACGCCCCCGACGCTCCGACCTACGACGCCGCGTCCGGAAAGGTGAAGTAG
- a CDS encoding cytochrome c oxidase subunit 4, translated as MRANYVLFYVLAVFFFLLAAVYAFWSWLDAGWDLHPEWVGTVGITLTGVLSVFLGFYVQRSHRAQGGELPEDRLDADIDDGDPELGFFSPWSWWPLVLAASAALAFLGLAVGVWIVFGAVALFLVAIVGWVYEYYRGYFAR; from the coding sequence GTGCGCGCCAACTACGTTCTCTTCTACGTCCTCGCCGTATTCTTCTTCCTCCTCGCCGCCGTCTACGCCTTCTGGTCGTGGCTCGACGCCGGGTGGGACCTCCACCCTGAGTGGGTCGGCACGGTCGGCATCACCCTGACCGGTGTCCTGTCGGTGTTCCTCGGCTTCTATGTCCAACGCAGCCACCGCGCGCAGGGCGGAGAACTCCCCGAAGACCGCCTCGACGCGGACATCGACGACGGCGACCCCGAGCTCGGCTTCTTCAGCCCCTGGAGCTGGTGGCCCCTCGTTCTCGCCGCCTCGGCCGCGCTCGCCTTCCTGGGCCTCGCGGTCGGCGTCTGGATCGTCTTCGGAGCCGTCGCCCTCTTCCTCGTCGCCATCGTCGGATGGGTGTACGAGTACTACCGGGGCTACTTCGCCCGCTGA
- a CDS encoding NUDIX domain-containing protein, which translates to MPTRRSAGVLLFRRRADGIEVLLGHMGGPFWARKDVGAWSIPKGEPLGVEDLESTARREFEEEIGQPIPSVGPEIPLGSVQQSGGKTVTAWAFEGDLDVSEVVSNTFELEWPPRSGKVASYPEVDRAAWLSPDEARRLIVKAQAEFIDRLEAHLAR; encoded by the coding sequence ATGCCGACCAGGCGCAGTGCGGGCGTCCTGCTTTTCCGGCGCCGAGCAGACGGTATCGAGGTGCTGCTCGGGCATATGGGCGGACCGTTCTGGGCTCGCAAGGACGTGGGCGCGTGGTCGATTCCGAAGGGAGAGCCGCTCGGCGTCGAAGACCTCGAGTCGACCGCGCGCCGCGAATTCGAAGAGGAGATCGGTCAGCCCATCCCCTCCGTCGGTCCCGAGATCCCCCTCGGCTCGGTGCAGCAGTCCGGGGGCAAGACGGTGACCGCGTGGGCGTTCGAGGGCGACCTCGACGTGTCCGAGGTCGTCTCGAACACGTTCGAGCTGGAGTGGCCGCCGAGAAGCGGCAAGGTCGCCTCCTACCCCGAGGTCGACCGCGCCGCGTGGCTCTCCCCCGACGAGGCGCGCAGACTGATCGTCAAGGCTCAGGCCGAGTTCATCGACCGACTCGAAGCTCACCTCGCCCGCTGA
- a CDS encoding ubiquinol-cytochrome c reductase cytochrome b subunit, producing MTAETPTESPRTAPAPERAQRTSVTGAISNYIDERTTVSAVVKEFGRKIFPDHWSFMLGEVALYSFVVILLSGTFLTFFFQASMAEVEYDGSYVPLKGLAMSAAMDSALNISFDVRGGLLMRQVHHWAALLFIASIGLHMLRIFFTGAFRKPRELNWVIGFVLFILAMGEGFTGYSLPDDLLSGNGLRIIDGMVKGIPVVGTWISYLLFGGEFPGTQIIGRLYTLHILLLPAIIVALIALHLVFVVVHKHTQYPGPGKTNQNVVGYPILPVYAAKAGGFFFIVFGVIALMAAFFTINPIWNYGPYDPSPVSAGTQPDWYIGFADGALRLVPPGWEFVLFDRTWSFNVIAPLVILGLFIVTVMLYPFIEAWVTGDKREHHLLDRPRNAPTRTAIGAAGVTFYAVLWAAASSDIIATHFKMSMEAVIHILQFLLIVGPFVAFFIAKRVCIALQKKDREIALHGYESGRIVRMPGGEFIEVHQQLDEYERWKLLSYNDYKPLMIRPNAKGQISVAQRVRAGVSRWFFEDRIEPVSATELDAAHGAHGHAAVEGDSQQAIGGAPHSH from the coding sequence ATGACAGCTGAGACCCCTACGGAGTCTCCCCGTACCGCACCCGCCCCGGAACGCGCGCAGAGAACGAGCGTCACCGGAGCGATCTCCAACTACATCGACGAGCGCACCACCGTCTCGGCGGTCGTCAAAGAGTTCGGCCGCAAGATCTTCCCCGACCATTGGTCGTTCATGCTCGGCGAGGTGGCGCTCTACAGCTTCGTCGTCATCCTGCTCTCGGGGACGTTCCTGACGTTCTTCTTCCAGGCCTCGATGGCCGAGGTCGAATACGACGGATCGTACGTGCCCCTCAAGGGCCTCGCGATGTCCGCCGCCATGGACTCGGCGCTGAACATCTCGTTCGACGTCCGCGGCGGTCTGCTCATGCGTCAGGTGCACCACTGGGCTGCCCTGCTGTTCATCGCCTCCATCGGCCTGCACATGCTGCGCATCTTCTTCACCGGCGCGTTCCGCAAGCCGCGTGAGCTCAACTGGGTGATCGGCTTCGTCCTGTTCATCCTTGCCATGGGTGAGGGCTTCACCGGCTACTCGCTCCCCGACGACCTGCTCTCGGGCAACGGCCTGCGCATCATCGACGGCATGGTGAAGGGCATCCCGGTGGTCGGCACCTGGATCTCCTATCTGCTCTTCGGCGGCGAGTTCCCCGGCACCCAGATCATCGGGCGTCTGTACACGCTGCACATCCTGCTGCTGCCGGCCATCATCGTCGCCCTCATCGCGCTGCACCTGGTGTTCGTGGTCGTGCACAAGCACACCCAGTACCCCGGCCCGGGCAAGACCAATCAGAACGTCGTCGGCTACCCGATCCTCCCCGTATACGCGGCGAAGGCCGGTGGCTTCTTCTTCATCGTCTTCGGTGTCATCGCCCTCATGGCGGCGTTCTTCACGATCAACCCGATCTGGAACTACGGACCCTACGACCCCTCCCCCGTGTCGGCCGGTACTCAGCCCGACTGGTACATCGGCTTCGCCGACGGCGCCCTGCGACTGGTACCGCCGGGTTGGGAGTTCGTGCTGTTCGACCGCACCTGGTCGTTCAACGTGATCGCGCCGCTCGTCATCCTCGGCCTGTTCATCGTCACCGTGATGCTCTACCCGTTCATCGAGGCGTGGGTCACCGGTGACAAGCGCGAGCACCACCTGCTCGACCGTCCGCGCAACGCGCCGACCCGCACCGCGATCGGTGCCGCCGGTGTCACGTTCTACGCGGTCCTGTGGGCGGCGGCGTCTTCCGACATCATCGCGACGCACTTCAAGATGTCGATGGAAGCGGTCATCCACATCCTGCAGTTCCTGCTCATCGTCGGCCCGTTCGTCGCGTTCTTCATCGCCAAGCGGGTCTGCATCGCGCTGCAGAAGAAGGACCGCGAGATCGCTCTGCACGGTTACGAGTCGGGTCGTATCGTCCGTATGCCTGGTGGCGAGTTCATCGAGGTGCACCAGCAGCTCGACGAGTACGAGCGCTGGAAGCTGCTGAGCTACAACGACTACAAGCCGCTGATGATCCGCCCGAACGCGAAGGGTCAGATCTCGGTCGCTCAGCGCGTGCGCGCCGGTGTCAGCCGCTGGTTCTTCGAGGACCGCATCGAACCGGTCAGCGCGACCGAGCTCGACGCAGCGCACGGGGCACACGGCCACGCCGCGGTCGAGGGCGACAGCCAGCAGGCCATCGGCGGAGCTCCACACAGCCACTGA
- a CDS encoding ubiquinol-cytochrome c reductase iron-sulfur subunit — translation MANEEGGKGLVPADTSGSHERQVSAGTAVVQRDAVENPGFPPHRPRVTDLDPKADKRSERGVSLLFSLSIVGSIGAIVSYFAFPIVEDDPASVRLNTLFLGVSIALALLSIGIGAVHWGKALMHDREGIDVRHPVRGSEETRARAVEIFREADTESGFNRRALIRNSLVGALVAFPLPAIFFFRDLAPRDNNPAELLRHTAWDEGVKLVRDPTGTPIKAADVTLGSAFHVIPEGILGEEHYLEEKAKAAVLLMRLKPEDLNVSPGREDWNYDGIVAYSKICTHVGCPVALYEQQTHHLLCPCHQSQFDITNEAEVIFGPAKRPLPQLPITVDADGYLVARSDFTEPVGPSFWERGDNDS, via the coding sequence ATGGCGAACGAAGAAGGCGGCAAGGGTCTCGTCCCCGCCGACACTTCGGGCTCGCACGAGCGACAGGTCTCGGCGGGTACCGCGGTCGTGCAGCGCGACGCCGTGGAGAACCCCGGGTTCCCCCCGCACCGTCCCCGCGTCACCGATCTCGACCCGAAGGCCGACAAGCGCTCCGAGCGAGGCGTGTCCCTGCTCTTCTCCCTGTCGATCGTCGGCAGCATCGGCGCGATCGTGTCGTACTTCGCGTTTCCGATCGTCGAGGACGACCCGGCGTCGGTACGACTGAACACGCTCTTCCTTGGTGTCAGCATTGCCTTGGCTCTGCTTTCCATCGGTATCGGTGCCGTGCACTGGGGCAAGGCCCTCATGCACGACCGCGAGGGCATCGACGTGCGCCACCCGGTGCGCGGGAGCGAGGAGACCCGTGCGCGCGCCGTCGAGATCTTCCGCGAGGCAGACACCGAGTCGGGCTTCAACCGCCGCGCGCTCATCCGCAACTCGCTGGTCGGGGCCCTCGTCGCATTCCCGCTGCCCGCGATCTTCTTCTTCCGCGACCTCGCTCCACGGGACAACAACCCGGCCGAGCTGCTGCGCCACACGGCATGGGACGAGGGCGTGAAACTCGTCCGCGACCCCACTGGAACCCCTATCAAAGCTGCCGACGTGACACTCGGATCGGCGTTCCACGTGATCCCAGAGGGCATTCTCGGAGAGGAGCACTACCTCGAAGAGAAAGCGAAGGCTGCAGTGCTGCTCATGCGCCTGAAGCCCGAGGACCTGAACGTCTCGCCCGGCCGCGAGGACTGGAACTACGACGGCATCGTCGCCTACTCCAAGATCTGCACCCACGTCGGATGCCCGGTCGCCCTGTACGAGCAGCAGACCCATCACTTGCTGTGCCCCTGCCATCAGTCTCAGTTCGACATCACGAACGAAGCCGAGGTCATCTTCGGACCCGCCAAGCGTCCGCTGCCCCAGCTGCCGATCACCGTCGACGCCGATGGCTACCTCGTCGCCCGCAGCGACTTCACCGAACCCGTCGGACCGAGCTTCTGGGAGCGTGGCGACAATGACAGCTGA
- a CDS encoding cytochrome c encodes MKRSPRSARRSPLATVALIAIGLLFTGGAYALLNAPTDNGAVAASQESVDRGEKLFAANCATCHGMALQGSDAGPALLGVGAAAVDFQVGTGRMPLQNQGPQAPVKPVQFTDEDVQALADYVSSLAPGPDIPDAEYLDAAGDATRGAELFRINCAMCHNVAGAGGALTEGKYAPKLTGVTAKHIYEAMITGPQNMPVFNDANLTPQDKRDIITALKFTENNPSPGGFELGSLGPVAEGLFAWIFGLGAIIALAVWLTARSN; translated from the coding sequence ATCAAGCGGTCTCCGAGGAGCGCCCGTCGTTCGCCTCTCGCGACCGTCGCGCTGATAGCGATCGGCCTGCTCTTCACCGGAGGCGCCTACGCACTGCTGAACGCGCCGACCGACAACGGTGCCGTGGCGGCCTCGCAGGAGTCCGTCGACCGCGGCGAGAAGCTGTTCGCCGCAAACTGCGCCACCTGCCATGGGATGGCCCTTCAGGGCTCCGATGCGGGTCCTGCGCTGCTCGGTGTCGGCGCCGCGGCGGTCGACTTCCAGGTCGGCACCGGCCGCATGCCCCTGCAGAACCAGGGTCCGCAAGCACCGGTGAAGCCCGTCCAGTTCACCGACGAGGACGTCCAAGCCCTCGCCGACTACGTCTCATCGCTGGCCCCCGGGCCCGACATTCCCGACGCCGAGTACCTCGACGCCGCGGGTGACGCCACCCGCGGTGCCGAGCTGTTCCGCATCAACTGCGCCATGTGCCACAACGTCGCCGGTGCGGGCGGTGCGCTGACCGAAGGCAAGTACGCGCCAAAGCTCACCGGAGTGACCGCGAAACATATCTACGAGGCCATGATCACGGGCCCGCAGAACATGCCGGTCTTCAACGACGCGAACCTCACCCCACAAGACAAACGCGACATCATCACCGCGTTGAAGTTCACCGAGAACAACCCGTCGCCCGGCGGCTTCGAGCTCGGCTCGCTCGGTCCGGTGGCCGAAGGCCTGTTCGCGTGGATCTTCGGGCTGGGTGCCATCATCGCGCTCGCCGTCTGGCTGACCGCCCGCTCCAATTAG
- a CDS encoding heme-copper oxidase subunit III yields MRSAVSGISHNGRVSSASALQSTSAPVINRPNSVAVGTIVWLGSEVMFFAGLFAIYFTLRSAAPDLFSYEAGRLNVPFSLVNTIILVSSSFTCQFGVFAAERLQARATGWKPTQWGMVEWFMLTYALGAIFVAGQVFEYATLVSEGISINSNAYGSAFYLTTGFHGLHVTGGLIAFLLVIGRAFAVKKFGHREATSAIVVSYYWHFVDVVWIGLFLVIYVLK; encoded by the coding sequence ATGCGATCCGCGGTCAGCGGAATCAGCCATAATGGTCGAGTGAGTAGCGCGTCCGCCCTTCAGTCGACAAGCGCCCCGGTCATCAATCGTCCCAACTCCGTTGCAGTCGGAACGATCGTCTGGCTCGGTAGCGAGGTCATGTTCTTCGCGGGCTTGTTCGCGATCTACTTCACCCTGCGATCGGCCGCACCCGATCTCTTCTCTTACGAAGCGGGGCGACTCAACGTCCCGTTCTCCCTGGTGAACACGATCATCCTGGTGTCGAGCTCGTTCACCTGCCAGTTCGGCGTATTCGCTGCCGAGCGACTGCAGGCGCGGGCCACCGGGTGGAAGCCGACGCAATGGGGCATGGTCGAGTGGTTCATGCTCACCTATGCGCTCGGCGCGATCTTCGTCGCCGGCCAGGTGTTCGAGTACGCCACCCTCGTGAGCGAAGGCATCTCGATCAACAGCAACGCCTACGGCTCGGCGTTCTATCTCACCACCGGGTTCCACGGTCTGCACGTCACAGGCGGGCTCATCGCCTTCCTGCTGGTGATCGGACGTGCGTTCGCCGTCAAGAAGTTCGGCCACCGCGAGGCGACCAGCGCCATCGTCGTCTCCTACTACTGGCATTTCGTCGACGTGGTCTGGATCGGTCTGTTCCTCGTCATCTACGTTCTGAAATAG
- the trpD gene encoding anthranilate phosphoribosyltransferase, with translation MMVNPTWPSLISALLDGDDMSISGSTWAMEQVMRGEATPAALAGFLVALRAKGETVDEIVGFRDAILDHAVPLEIDPQVLDIVGTGGDRLKTVNISTAASIIAAAAGAKVVKHGNRAASSASGSSDVLSALGVDLALPADAVARVLDEVGITFVYAAAFHPGFRHAATARADVGVPTVFNFLGPLCNPARPEASAVGVARAEVAPLIAGVFQTRGATALVFRGDDGLDELSTTGHSHIWEVSGGRIIEHDLDPRELGIRRASLADLVGGTPDENAAVLRRTLEGEQGAVRDIVLLNAAAGLVSWELSLDATCADTPILERLSAALETAAAVVDDGSAAAKLAAWVDATRR, from the coding sequence ATGATGGTGAACCCGACCTGGCCATCGCTGATCTCGGCCCTGCTCGACGGCGACGACATGTCGATCTCCGGCTCGACGTGGGCGATGGAGCAGGTCATGCGGGGCGAGGCGACGCCGGCCGCATTGGCCGGATTCCTCGTCGCGCTGAGGGCCAAGGGCGAGACGGTCGACGAGATCGTCGGCTTCCGCGACGCGATCCTCGACCACGCCGTCCCGCTCGAGATCGACCCGCAGGTGCTCGACATCGTCGGCACCGGGGGAGACCGGTTGAAGACGGTGAACATCTCGACGGCGGCGTCGATCATCGCCGCGGCGGCGGGCGCGAAGGTCGTGAAGCACGGCAACCGCGCCGCGAGCTCGGCGTCGGGATCGAGCGACGTTCTCAGCGCCCTCGGCGTCGACCTCGCACTGCCCGCCGACGCGGTGGCCCGCGTGCTCGACGAGGTGGGCATCACCTTCGTCTACGCCGCCGCGTTCCACCCCGGATTCCGTCACGCCGCCACCGCACGCGCCGATGTGGGCGTTCCGACGGTGTTCAACTTCCTCGGACCCCTCTGCAACCCGGCGCGCCCCGAGGCGAGCGCCGTGGGCGTCGCACGGGCCGAGGTCGCGCCGCTGATCGCCGGCGTGTTCCAGACCCGAGGGGCGACCGCGCTCGTCTTCCGCGGCGACGACGGCCTCGACGAGCTGTCGACCACCGGGCACAGCCACATCTGGGAGGTGTCGGGGGGACGGATCATCGAGCACGATCTCGACCCGCGCGAGCTCGGCATCCGGCGCGCTTCGCTCGCCGACCTCGTCGGCGGCACGCCCGACGAGAACGCCGCCGTGCTGCGACGCACCCTCGAGGGCGAGCAGGGCGCCGTGCGCGACATAGTGCTGCTCAACGCGGCGGCGGGTCTCGTGTCGTGGGAGCTCTCGCTCGACGCGACCTGTGCCGATACGCCGATCCTCGAACGGCTCTCCGCTGCGCTCGAGACCGCGGCCGCCGTCGTCGACGACGGTTCGGCCGCCGCGAAGCTCGCCGCCTGGGTGGACGCCACCCGCCGCTGA